The following proteins are co-located in the Heptranchias perlo isolate sHepPer1 chromosome 30, sHepPer1.hap1, whole genome shotgun sequence genome:
- the LOC137300244 gene encoding proline-rich protein 15-like protein, with product MDDAAPQSWWKFTFLRKKRSSPKVLYEIPADRSNTESKECGERETQSRADSQLEAKLEKIVDKTTKGRHVRVSNSGRFKEKKKVRSSLSENPDLYNDSENGGRPEP from the coding sequence ATGGACGACGCTGCCCCTCAGAGCTGGTGGAAATTCACCTTCCTTCGCAAGAAGAGGTCCAGCCCCAAGGTGTTGTACGAGATCCCCGCGGACCGGAGCAACACCGAGAGCAaagagtgcggggagagagagactcagagcagggccGACTCTCAGCTGGAGGCCAAGCTGGAGAAAATCGTGGACAAAACGACCAAAGGCAGACACGTGAGAGTGTCCAACTCCGGCAGGTTCAAGGAGAAGAAAAAAGTCAGGTCGAGTCTGTCAGAAAACCCCGACCTCTATAACGATTCGGAGAACGGGGGCAGACCAGAGCCCTGA